GACGGATCCTGGCAAGGTACGACACCCGCAAGGTATCCCATCCCGACACCCGAATGGCCGACCGCGTCGCGGGGGCATCGCCGTCTCCTGCCAGGATCCTGCCGATCTTGGGACCCGTCTTTTTTGCCAGACGCACCACCTGGTTTTTTCCGCTTTCCGATTCCCCTTCCCGGAAAGCCCCTCCCTCGACGCTCCAACCCGCAGGCACCAGCGGGAGCCCACCGATGGAAACGCCTTGGAATCCGCCGTTCCAGACGGGAACCCAACCCTGGTAGTGGAAGCGAGGGGGCCTCCGGAACATTACCGAATCCACCTGGAGTTCCACACTCGTGTTGGGATTTCCCATCCAGGGAAAGGCCCAATCCACCCCGGGGGGAATGGGGATCGCCATGGTTTTCCGGGACCACGAACCGGTGACGGCGAAGGCCGTATCATACCGCCCCACCGTGGGCGCCCAGTAGGTGAGACTGGTGTTGGGATAAGGGATCTTGGTCGGATATCCGCCATTGGAAATCCAGCCGAACCCCTGCGCCGTGAAGGGCAGCGGCTGGTAGAAATGGGAGATGTAGGCGACCGGTCCGGGCAGGCTGGACTTCAACTGGCCCGCATCGGACCACATCTGGGGCTCCAGGAAAAGGATCCGGGAGGAATCCTGTTTCCGGACCGCCCGGCCGACCAGGCTTTCGATGGAATCGACCAGTGTGTCGAGCCGAAGGGAATCGTTCCAATCATCCGTGGGTCGAGGTTCGTTCAGGATGTCGAATCCGGCGATTTCCGCTCGCCCCTGGAATCTGCGGGCCAAGCGCGACCAGAACCCCACTGTCCTGGCGATCGCTGCCTGGTCGGAGAAGAACCCCGGTCCGCCTCGCGGGACTCCGTTGGGGTAGACCACCAGACTGGGGATCCAACGCATTCCGTGGCGCGATGCCCAGGTGCAGAGACTGTCCATCCGCGCCCAGGCCATGGAGGAATCCGCATCGCGACCGAACCAGTTCCAGTCCAGGTAGAAGGTGAAGACGTTCGCCCCGCGTTCCGACAATTTCCGTACATCGTTCGAATCGAAGAGGGCCAGCATGTTGCGCACGGTGGATGATGTTCCGGTCCAGACGTTGGTCACCACCGCGATTCCCTTGAGCGTTGCGGGAAACCGCGCCACGGCGCCAAGGGGCATGGTCCACTCCTCGACGAAGTCCGTGTCGTGGATCCGCAGCGCCCTGGGAGGGGTGGAGCCGCGTCGCAGGCGGATTTCCCGTCGCGAACCGGCGGACACCAGGGTATCGCGGTGGCCCGGGGCGCCCACCCGGAGGGCGGCATGCCCAAAGGCCGTATCCAGGAGATACTCCCCTTGGTCGTCGGTCGTCGCCCGGCGCACCGGCGTCCCGTCCAGGGAGAGGAAGTCCACCCTGGCCCGCGGCACGGGAGCTCCATTCTCGGACAAGATCCGTCCCGCAAGGGAAGTGGGGGTTTCCCATCGCATCAGCTGGGCGATGGCCTCTTCCAGCTCGTAGGCGTTGCGACGGGACTGGACCGTGTTCGAGTGCCAACCCGCACCCCAACCGGTCGGTTGGATTTCGGAAAGCTCCACGTAGCGGGCGTGGGAGAACCCGTGCGAACCGGCCCAGGCCACGACCCTCTGCAGGACGTTCCTCAGGATGGTGCGCGTCGCGATCGGCGTTTTGTTGGGACGCACCGGATAATGGTCGTTGGCGTTGGGCCCGTTCACCAGCAACACGGCGACATCCCCGTAGGCCTGGTGGATTCCGTCCAGAAGATCGATCCAGCGGGCCTTCCAGGCCACCGTGTCGATTTCCACGGTGTTGCTCGCCCCGAAATCGTTCGAACCCAGCTCCACCACGACCAGGTCCGGTCGCCATCGGGTGAAATCCCAGTTCGTGGAGGGTAGGCGCAGGGTGTTGAACCGGTAGGTCTGGGCCATGTTCTCGGTTCCGCACCCCGGCACGTTCCGCCAGAGCCCGCGACCGCCCACGGCCACCACGTGGACTTCGGCACCGAAGAACTCGGCGACAAGTCCCGACGAAGCGTCCTGGAAATCATCGTTGTGGATGGTCAGAGGGACGTCCTTGGTGGTGGAAAGACTCGCGCTGTCCCGCACTCCCACTCCGGCGGTGGCGGAATTCCCAAGAAACTCGATGCGACGGGGCCTGCGCGGCGGCAATGACCCGGCAGTCCCGATGATCTCGCGGACGGTCGCGAGCCCGGCGGGGTCGGTGGCATTGTTTCGGAACGCCGCCGATCGCTTGGTCAGCCGCAGAAGATGGTTGGAGGAGGGAGATCCCGCGACAGAAAACGTCACCGATGTATCCAGAAGCTGGTTCCACCAATATCCGTTGCGAACCAGCACCAGATCCCGGAGGGGAACGCCGTCCAGGCTGGCCTGGAAGATGGCGCGATCATACCCGAAGCGGATCCGGACCTGGTTTCCCGTAAATCCCACTT
This DNA window, taken from Fibrobacterota bacterium, encodes the following:
- a CDS encoding cellulase family glycosylhydrolase, whose translation is MARCLFAAALASAQTIPFSETHGARIIGRTESTPDGQVLNWSGTALEVGFTGNQVRIRFGYDRAIFQASLDGVPLRDLVLVRNGYWWNQLLDTSVTFSVAGSPSSNHLLRLTKRSAAFRNNATDPAGLATVREIIGTAGSLPPRRPRRIEFLGNSATAGVGVRDSASLSTTKDVPLTIHNDDFQDASSGLVAEFFGAEVHVVAVGGRGLWRNVPGCGTENMAQTYRFNTLRLPSTNWDFTRWRPDLVVVELGSNDFGASNTVEIDTVAWKARWIDLLDGIHQAYGDVAVLLVNGPNANDHYPVRPNKTPIATRTILRNVLQRVVAWAGSHGFSHARYVELSEIQPTGWGAGWHSNTVQSRRNAYELEEAIAQLMRWETPTSLAGRILSENGAPVPRARVDFLSLDGTPVRRATTDDQGEYLLDTAFGHAALRVGAPGHRDTLVSAGSRREIRLRRGSTPPRALRIHDTDFVEEWTMPLGAVARFPATLKGIAVVTNVWTGTSSTVRNMLALFDSNDVRKLSERGANVFTFYLDWNWFGRDADSSMAWARMDSLCTWASRHGMRWIPSLVVYPNGVPRGGPGFFSDQAAIARTVGFWSRLARRFQGRAEIAGFDILNEPRPTDDWNDSLRLDTLVDSIESLVGRAVRKQDSSRILFLEPQMWSDAGQLKSSLPGPVAYISHFYQPLPFTAQGFGWISNGGYPTKIPYPNTSLTYWAPTVGRYDTAFAVTGSWSRKTMAIPIPPGVDWAFPWMGNPNTSVELQVDSVMFRRPPRFHYQGWVPVWNGGFQGVSIGGLPLVPAGWSVEGGAFREGESESGKNQVVRLAKKTGPKIGRILAGDGDAPATRSAIRVSGWDTLRVSYLARIRPSIAKGLARQPRVSSGVRFAKDLARTYDRDSLAKDLATAVLSKRNRFRAPVLVGEFAPSRLGPTESDTTYLRDMIDLLARGSVSWTFYHYREIVDVSGSVESTWPLGWFNDACWKGAPTWPSCTVEDPTIGRILQDAWNAR